The following coding sequences lie in one Armatimonadota bacterium genomic window:
- a CDS encoding DUF971 domain-containing protein: MSPKMVTPTEVGSVVEPTLRIVWSDGHHSVYGWRALRLNCPCAACKGEWNIRRDLDPASIPENIRALRLERVGAYALRPVWTDGHSTGIYTFPYLRYEICECAGCAARREMGGTGGAPTERTL, encoded by the coding sequence GTGAGCCCGAAGATGGTCACGCCCACCGAGGTGGGCAGCGTTGTCGAGCCCACCTTGCGCATCGTCTGGTCGGACGGGCACCACTCCGTCTACGGCTGGCGCGCCCTGCGGCTGAACTGCCCCTGTGCAGCGTGCAAAGGCGAGTGGAACATCCGCCGCGACCTTGACCCCGCCTCTATTCCGGAGAACATCCGGGCGCTGCGCCTGGAGCGGGTGGGCGCGTACGCCCTCCGCCCTGTCTGGACGGACGGGCACAGCACCGGGATCTACACCTTCCCCTACCTGCGGTACGAGATCTGCGAGTGCGCCGGGTGTGCGGCCCGCCGGGAGATGGGCGGGACGGGAGGCGCGCCTACGGAAAGAACACTCTAA